GGCTATAAAGGACATCAGTGGGACAATCAGTGACATCTGAGAAAGGGCTATGAATCTGGTAACTGTGTCAGGGTTGGTTCTGATTCCCAAAGCGTTATTATGGGTCAGAAAACACCTCTGTTTCTACGAAATACACACTGAGGTGTTAACTCTCCAAAGACTCAggaacaaatacatatatacccGTACACACACGTATGTGCCCCGTGTAAAGCAAAATGGCAAAATCTTTAACATATAAGGAAACTAGGTGCAGAATCTACAAGGCTTTTATTGCACTATTTTTGCTACTGCTTtgtaagtttgaaattaaaagttacaaaagtgcttaaaaaaatcatttagtgTCAGTGCTGGGAGGGCAGTCAGGTGTGGGGTCCATTTTTCCCTCGCCCATggtcatttatttgacagctcaCTGAGTGAGCCTCAGGATCCCCAGACGCTGGGCGCAAAAGCAAGGGAAGTGCATGGTGCCCTGACCTCCACAACGCTGCCTCTGACCAGGATGGAGTTTGAAAACACAGATGAAGGCCATGGGGGTGACCCGGTGTGCCAGCTGGGACCCAGGCACTCCCAGTGACAGGCATGCGTAAAGCAGGCTGTGGGCGACCAGAAAGACCAGGGACACCGCCCGTTGAGGAGCAAGGGAGCGTCCGCAGTCTCCACCCAACCCTCAGGGGCTCGGAGACTGATCCCTCCAAGATGCTGGGCTGACCCGTAGGGGTCGGGCTGGGGATGCCGAGCGGCGGCGCCCAGAGCTCagggccgccccgcccccacagCCCGGCCCGCGGCACCCAGGGGTACGCACCTGCTTGCGGACGCGCACCACGCGCATTGCGCGGCTGTGGTACGCGTCGTTGCTCGCCTTGTTGTACTCGCTGAGGGCGAAGTTCAGCGCCTGCTGCACGCCCTCCTCGTTGACATCGGCGTCCAACAGGCCGCCCACCATTGGAGACTTGCCATTTTTCCGGCTTGCCCTGGGACCCAAGTCCACAGCCAGTgccagggtcagggccagggcggCCAGCAGGAGCAGGGGGGTGCGGAGGTGCCCGGCCATGGTGTGCTCCGAGGCTAGTGAAGCTCAGCAGGAGGTGATCCAGCAGCTGCGAGAAACACCCCACTTGGCTGCCACGATTTTATTACCCCAGCCCCGCCCTCGGGGCTCCCGACCCACCCCGACCCCGCCTCTTCCgcccctgcccgcccctccccGGGACCGTGTCCGGCCCCCGCGGAAGTCCTGCCCTTACTCCGAGGTCCTACCTCTGCTTCTTGTGCTCCCCTAACCCAGCtcttccctcccaatcccagcccTGTGTCCTGAGTCGGGGCCCCCTCTCTTCCATCTCCGGGCCTTATTTCCGCAGGTCaggctctttctccctcctccaagCTCCGCCCCCTTCTCGGCGTCTCCCATCTAAGTCCCGCCCCTCTGCTGTGAGCCGTTCTTGCCTCCCCCAAGCCACACCCCCCAGCTTCTCCGCCCCAGAGAAGTGCATCCTCCCTATCTCCTCTGGCGGTGCCCTGACTCTGGCGCCTCCTCGCCAGTCCTAATCAGGCCCTGGTGTTGCGTTCCCAAGTCCTGCTCGCTGTGGGCGAGTAGAAGGTGTCACTCCTCCCGGGGCCTGCAGTGTTTGTAGGAGAAAGGAGAAGTAGCGCTCTGGGCTTCCTGAGTGTTGAGCCTTGGGTCTAAGTCTAGGAATCCCCAGAGTAGGTCGGTTTCAGAAACTAAGGAGAACTCTGCGCTCTGTTCTGGGGAGTTCTTTTGCAAAACATAGATGAGTTAACCTTTATTTGGGAAAAGATCTTCGGGTTCTCTTTTTCacaactcatttatttattcaaccaaCAAATCTTACTGGAACTTCTGCCTAGCCACGAGGTCTCCAGCCTGTACATGAAGAATGGGCTAGTGAGCCTTGGACTTACTGTCACAGGGCAACTGCCCAATAGAGATGCAATGTGAACCATGTGTGACTTTGCATTTTCtagtacattaaaaggaagaAGACATAGGTGAGAGTgagtttaacattttttatttaacccagtatatccaaaatattatttcaacatatACAAGCAATTGtttaatgagatatttttatGTCCTTTGTGTATGTGCTAAGTACTTGGAATCCTGTGTGTACGTTTTACACACACAGCAGTGTCAGTTCAGACCGGTACCATTTCAAGCACCCCATGGCCATGTGTAGCTGGTGGCTGAAATATTGCATAggtttagggtgtgtgtgtggtggggtggggagcagtgaTCAGTAAATACCATTACTGAGTGATAGGTGCTCTGTTGGAAGCGAAATAGAGGGGGTTAATAGAGAGAGGTGCTACGGGACATGGTCAGGAAGAACACAGGTATTTCAACCAAAACCTACAGACAAGAGGTCTGCTGAGACTAGGGAGAGACACTAAGAAGACATGGTAGCTGGGTACCAGGTGGGCTAACAGAGCCCCCAGCTCAGGACTATGTAAGTCTGTGCTCTAATATAGCTGCAAAAGGGAGTGGGCAAAGGCTGTTTTAGTTATACAGAAAGGAGGGATACACAGAGCAGGGTAAGAGAGGACTTTCCCTGGCCAGGTACTACTAgtcctactactactacttcctcctctttttctacttctcctcctcctcctccatctttttcaaggattttattcatttatttgagagagagccagagagagaatgagagggagaagcagatgccccactgagcagagatcctgacacagggcttggtccaaggatcctgagatcatgaccagagccaaaggcagatgtttagccaactgagtcatccaggtgccccctggccAGGTACTTCTGAGCAGGAGTGACTATCTCCTGAAGGTGGGGATTGGTTCTAACTGTGGTTTCTCCACCCACGCAGGACAGCTGGAGCTTCCATCTTAGAAGGGTTTGTCACACAGAGGGTAGGCTGAGATGTAAGGGATCCTCTTATCTTTTGTCATGGGGAAGGAAGTGAAGGGCACCCAAATCCCCAGAGCATGATGGCTGATGTGAGTGTGGTGGAGAGTTGTGTGTTGACACATGCCGCTGCATGTTGGTTACACTGCCTATTCGTAATTCTCTGTTAGGACTCTGGCATATGCCACATCCCTAACCCTAATAGAGGGTACCTACCGAAGATACCAGAGCATCCTACAGTGTATCAGGTAAGAAGTGGAAGGCTGAACATCTGCCCCAGCCATTTGAATGACCTTGGTTGGGTAAACGTAACAGATTTGGAGAGGTGGGCGTCTTTGTTAATTATAGTGTTAATTATAGTGTCTAGGAGTCAGAACCCACAGAGATGAGCAGGGGACAGTGGTAATTCTTCAACCTGGTTTAAAATGATGGAGCAGCCCCCATCGGTAGGAGCTTCAAGTATAAACTAGCAGCTTCAAGTATAAACTAGCAGAGACCTAGAGAGAAAAAATAAGCTCAAGACTGAGGCATAGGGCTTCCAGCACCCATGCACTGTGGAGGAAAGAGCACATGTGTCCAGGAGGCGAGCACGTTTCCCTTCTGCCAGATGAAGGGAAAAACCCTGTTTCCACAAGGCTGCTCATGTGGCTGTTGATTCCATGATCTGAGCTAgtagagaaagaaattaatagaGAGAACGACAGACgttctctgtaataaataataagCAGATATtcaataatgctataataaataagTGGCCAAGTGCATAAAACGTGGCCTGAAGTAGCAAGTGATTATATCAAGTTGACCCAGAATGGAGCTTCTGAACATTTGGGCTTCTAAAACTTGCACTTAAACCTTGGTGTAAAGCACTTAGGGCTCTGATAGGGATTGATGCCATGTCATTATGAAACTGATAATCACAGGTAAGCCTGTTGGCAGCCCCCATAGAAAGAGGCAAGAGAGAGTACAGTGGTCACTATCTGTTTTGCATTTGCATAAGAGAATCTTTTGGAAGCTTTTGCCCAGGGCCCACCATGTAAACAATCCCCACTGCTTTACAATACCCTTTAATTTCACAGGAGCACACTGACCGGAGCAGCTCAGGTGTCTGCAGCACCTCAGCcaaaggggtgggggctgggagaggacaTCCAGGGACATAGGCCAGTTGCTTGTGCAGCTGGGTCCTCTGAagtctctctgggcttcagttctgGTGGTAAGGAAAATAAGACGGATGTGAGTCAAGTTGAGCAATACCCTTGACATTTCTGCAGTGTGGtcagtttccttttctaattCATGGTGAGGTTGTTGCTCTGCCTTTCCTCTCAGTATTTGTGCAACTGAGTTCCAATTCATTTACCAATCTgcacagggcagaggagggaTTGTTGTTCCTGCCTGGGATAGCATTGGAACTGGTGCACTGGGTGTTGGATCTTGACTTCTGAGGCCACTGAGGATAGCCCTGTCCTCTCCTGTCCCTTTGTTCTCCTTCCTGCCACTCACAGAGGAGCTGGACCTAGTGACAAGAACTGACTGAGATTTAGTGATGTTTCTCCAAGCTGTCTCTCCACAAAGCTTGGGCCTTGCCCAGGCTTGTCCCTGCCCAGCTGGCCTGCTAACCCTGTCTTAGTGAGAATCCCCCAACCTTGACATCTTGTCAAATTCATTGTCCCCGGCTTTAATGTCTAGTCCTTTGCGAGAGTCTTGTTAGGTCAGTGTAGCAAGCTTTACACCACCACCACTGTCCCGCCTTGGCTGTAAATCCCCATTTGTCTTTGCTGTCTTTAGAGTTGAGCTTGGTGTTTCTCTCCTGTTTGGATAATCGTGATCCCTATTGCAATAGTattgaataaagtcttccttaaCATTTTAGTAAATGTCAGAATAATGTATCTTGAATACTGGGACCCAGCCAGGCCAGTGCTCTGTGCTACCACTGGTTTGACTGGAGCTTAGTGAAAATACTGTTGGAAAGTAGGAGCCAAGGGGCCTGTGATACTGGACgggaggaagaaatggaggcgAGATGTGGAAGGgcagatggggaggggaggggagggaagggcccaAGGTGAGGTGGGGAGGTTGGGAGGGCAATGCATTTTCCCTGTCATTGTATTATGATCATGTTCAAACGTGCAACAAAGTTAGGAGAATTTTATCTCCATCATCTGTAGTCTACCACCTG
This genomic interval from Mustela lutreola isolate mMusLut2 chromosome 9, mMusLut2.pri, whole genome shotgun sequence contains the following:
- the LOC131808242 gene encoding cystatin-C-like; the protein is MAGHLRTPLLLLAALALTLALAVDLGPRASRKNGKSPMVGGLLDADVNEEGVQQALNFALSEYNKASNDAYHSRAMRVVRVRKQVVAGLNYFLEVEIGRTRCTKSQPNLDSCPFHDEPHLMRKKLCSFQIYTVPWLGKTSLVKSSCQDA